The Humulus lupulus chromosome 7, drHumLupu1.1, whole genome shotgun sequence region GTctgaatttcaaataaaacttGATCAATTTGACAACAAAATCAACAGAAAGAGAGCTAAAAGCAAAGATGCAATTGTTTATGTTTTTCCACACCATGTACACAGCAGCTGCCATGGCTGCAGCAGTAACTTTTTTCTTCAAGTCCTTAGGCTTTCCAATCATCCAGGCACTCCAATCCTCATACGTACTCGGCCAAATATCCCTTCCCAGCCAATCCTCCTTTTTTGCTCTCACCTGTTGAGAAAAAGGACAAGCAAAAAATAGATGGGAATGAGATTCCTGCTCCACTTCACAAACTGGGCAAAGTAAGGAAGGCAACTTCAGCTGGCACATCTGCAATTTGTCACCGGTGAGAAGGTGACCAAGAGTGGCTTGCCACAAAATAAACCTATGTTTAGGTAACACTAAAGTACACCAAACCACATTAGCAAAGGAAACTCTATCTTTATTCAGCAACCCATTATAAAGAGCTCGCAAGCTAATCTTGTTGTTCTTGGCAGCCGCATCCAGGATTGTTAAAAGAAAATCAGCTCTCAAATTGACTATCTTCTTCCAATACCAGCTCACATCCTATTGGACTTTGTAATCCCAAAAATTCTGCCCCTTCAGATAAATGGAATCAACCCATTTCACCCATAAAATGTCTTGCTTGGAAGAAACAGCCCAAACAAATTTAGCTATTAGCACTTTGTTCCAATTAGCCTCTCCTTAAAACCAAGCCCACCCATGCTCTTCGGCATACACACTTGATTCCAAGCTGTTAAATGCAATTTACTTCGATTACTATCGCTGGCCTTGAATCCCCAAAGAAAGTTCCTGCATAAACGATCTATTTCATTGATAACACTCTTCGGGAGAATGAAAATGCTCATCCAGAAAGATCTAACCCCCAGCAGAACAGAATTAATCAATTGCGCCCTCCTAGCAAAGGAGAGGTGATGACTAGACCAGGTGTGGAGTTTCAACTGTAACTTTTTAATAATAAAAGCACAGTCACCAGCCTTCCACTTTGTAGTCCGGAGAGGAACACCCAAATATTTAAGAGGAAAACACCCCTCAGAAAATTGGAGTCTATTTAACAACTGAGTTGCCTCTCTATCGGCCAAACCCCCAATGAAAATCTGTGATTTATCCAAGTTAGCTATCAAACCAGAAGCCAAGCTGAATTCAGTAAAACAGTCCTTGATAATCTGAACTGAGTTTGAAACCCCCTTGCAAAAAATTACCAAATCATCGGCAAAGCACAAGTTAACCAGTTTCAGATTTTTACACTTTGGATGATACCTGAAATCTTTGTTCATGGAAGCGTGACAGAGCATTCTGGTAAAATATTCCATAACAAGCACAAATAACAAAGGCGATATAGGGTCCCCTTGCCTAAGACCTTTTCCCCCTCTAAAGCCCCCTTGAATCCTTCCATTCATTAAGATCAGATAAGTAGTATCATTCAAACAAGTCATCACCCACTTGATAAATTTATTAGGAAAACAGAAGGCAATGAGAATATCCTCCAAAAAATCCCAATCTAGCATGTCATAAGCTTTGCTCAAGTCTATCTTCATCACACATCTAGGAGATATATTTTTCCTAGTATAATCTTTAATAATATCCTGAAGCATAAGAATATTATGAGCCAACAATCTATTTTTAATAAATGCTCCTTGATTTTGATTAACTAGATTAGGAAGTACCTCCTTCAATGCACCACATAACATTTTAGAAATGCATTTATAGATTGTATTACAGCACGCTATGGGCCTATAATCCATTGCCTTAGATGGGGTATCAATCTTAGGAATCAGTGTAATGGTAGCCTTATTCATTTCCTCAGGAAGCACACCCCCGATCAAAGAAATCAAGCACTGCTTCAGTAATTTCTGAACCCAAATCCTTCCACATGGCTTTGAAAAACCCTGCTCCATACCCATCCGGACCCGGACTTTTAAGAGAACTAATATTAAACAAAGCACTTTCAACTTCCTTTCTAGTAAAAGGCTTTATTAAACCAAGTTGTTGGTCCAAAGTCAGCCTGTGTCCAAGTCTAAAACAGGACTCCCGAATAGTCACTGAGGCAGTGCTCTGGCTGCCCATAACTTTTCGAAAGTGATTTACAAAATAATCCACCACCTCCTCAAACCTCTCGATTAACTGACCAGAATCATTAATATAAGATGTGATACGATTAGATGCACTTCTAGTTTCAAACAAGCATGAAAGTATGCCGTATTATCATCACCATAACGGAGCCAATTAATTTTACTTCTCTATCTCAGAAAACTGTCATATATTCTAGCATGAGTGGCAAATAACTCACCAGCAACTCGCTCCTCTCTTTGCAGAACAGTAGAGTGAGGGTCAGTTTGAAGAGACAATTGAGCATTTTGGTAGTTTTCCTTAGCTGTATTGTAATTCTGAACCACATCTCCCACAACATTTTTATTAAACTTGCGCAGAACCTGCTCGAGTCTCCCCAATTTCTGAACAATTCTCTCTAAACCAGAACCTTTACACAGCTTGCACCAGCTCTGCAACACTAACTCAGTAAACTTCTCATGGTCAGTCCACATATTAAAAAATCGAAAGGGTTTAACACCACAGTTCACAGTAGCTCCTGATTTAATAACACAGAAACAATGATCCGAAAATAACTCCCAGTTAACAACTGCTTCAGCATGAGGATATAAATCAAACCAAGCTTCATTTATGAAAATTCTGTCCAACTTAGAGTATATTCTGTCCTCATTAGCTTGCTTGTTAGTCCAAGTGAAATGAGAACCTCTAGAGCGCATCTCATCAACCAACCCCAATTCTCTCCAATTTTGAGCATCCATCAATTCCATAGCAGTGATACTACGGCCACCAACTCTGTCTGTATACTCAAAAACTGCATTAAAATCACCAGCCACAAGCCAAGGAGTGGCTGGAAAATACAGAACAGAAAGATCCTCCCACATCTGCTTTCTTTCCTCAATATAATTCCTACCATACACAAAGGTAACACAACTCTGCTTATTAGATATCACTTCTTCCATAAGGACATGAACTAACTGGTCACTTTCCTTCAAAACCTCAACAGAGATACTCTGTCTCTGCCAAATAAGAAGGATCCTACCTTCAGATGCTGTACCTGAAAAATAATTCCAACCACCGAAAAAAGAATGCATCATTTTCTCAATTTTATCACCACGCAGTTTAGTTTCTAACAAAGCTCCTAACCCGAAGTTattcacaaaacaaaacaaactcAGGGATTTCTGTTTCTCCCTCTTATTAATACCCCTTACCTTCCAACTAAGTATATTGTGACTCTCCATGAAATAGATTTGTTGTTGATAGACCCATGTTTGTAACCTCCATAACCTTCTCTTACAATGCACTATATGAGTTCTTCAGTTTGTTCTGTGGGTGCATAACTCTCTTCTTATTTCCCCCCACCCTTTTAGGGGTAGTCCATTCTGAAGGAGATCTCTCACTGGAATCATTAGCTTTCTTATCATATTGTTTCTCTGATTCTGCCAAAGTGCCATGTTGCTTTGATAAATCCTGGGACTCAGACCCTTCCATAGTTGTTATCTTCTCTTGACCAACATCTTTAACATCGCTGCCTTCATTAGGAACATCTTTAACCCCTATTACTGATTGCTTCTCCTTGGGGTCTTGCTTAGTCTCACTCTTAGCATTTCTGACTTTCGGCCTCCAGGTCTCACTTTGTTTCCTGTTACACATCTTCTCAGTATGACCATAAACTCTACAGCTCTTACATTGAGTTGGAATCCATTCAAAGTCCAATAGTTACTCCATTAGCTGCCCTTTTTCATTGATAAACTGAATGGATTTAGGTACCTCCTCTGTAATTTCTATCTCCACTAGTACTCTAGAAAATTGCATCATTGTTCGATTCTTTGTCACATTATCAACTAGTATCGGGTTCCCAATTGTACTCATGAGGGCGCTCAAACACTTAGTACCCCAATATTGTAGTCCGAGCCCCGGTAACCTAATCCATACTGGAACAGATTTCACTGCCTTTACAGTGTCTAAATCAGCAGACCAAGGCTTTACTATCACTGGTTTTCTATCAAAATGCAGAACCCCAGCTTCCAAAACCAAATCCCTAGTTGCTTCATCTCTAAATTTCACTAGAGTAAACCCATCATTCAATCGCGCTATTCTATCAATACCGATCTTACCCCAATTCTCTTAATGAATCCTTCAAAAACAGCAAATGGAGGATTAGCTCCAAGAACCATACAAATCACAGCTGAGTTCCAAAATGACGTTTCAACTTGAATCTCCTCTAAATCCACCTGAGCAATTCTTTGACCCTCTCGAACTAGGGGTTCCTCAAATTTGAGTTTAGCCCCTCCTTGATTTGGTAATAATGACCGAAATTGAGCCCATATGTCCTTCGCCTGGCTTTGAAACTCAGTTTCCCCAGCAGCTAAATCATTCCAGATCCCTCCATTTCTCTTACCTCCAGAAGATCCCTCATCAGCTTCCAATGGCTCTCGATTCCCTACTTCTGGAAAGTCCACCATCGAATCCTTGAAAATTTCGTCCACCTCATCTGGCAAACCTTCATCTAACTCAGATCTCTTTCCCTCATCATCCTCTAGGATCAACGTAGATTCATTCACCGTAGCACTAGTAGCAGGATTTTTGATGGTCTTCTTGCGTCTCTCCATGGAGAAACCAGAGAACACCTTACACCTTACGAGTTTTTGCAATTTGTACAcaccatttttattatttaagGAATTTCcttgaggcgtacattgtttacaacaaAAATAGAAAACTGAAACacgctctcctgactactgatagtacttacagagatgttccgcgttccaggcccttgggacttccATGCCATTGAACTGTTTTAAACGGTATGTTCCCGGACATACTTCGTGTTGAATTtcatacggtccttcccagtttgggtccagaacccccactcccggatcttgggttgcaaggaagactcttcgcaggaccaGATCACCGCTTTCGAACCTTCagctttttacttttgagttaaaatgtcgagcgatcttgccttggtacatcttcaactgaacttgtgactcttcccggatctcctcgatgagatcaagggattcctggagtaaggcgtggttctgggcaaGATCGTACGTGTCTCTTCTATGGGATAGGATGGCGGGATGACGACTTCGCACACatacaccatggagtaaggagtgtgtctgGTGGACGTTCTTTcggtggtccggtatgcccacagcacgTGGGGCAACTCTTCAGGCCACTTTCTCTTCTAGGATTGGACCTTTTTCTTCAATGttcctttcaagattttgttgacggcctcTGCTTTCCCGTTTGCTTGAGGCCTAGCAATTGcagagaagcttttgacgataccatgtctttcacagaaatccgtgaagtggatgctgtcgaactgctttccgttgtcggacacaatcttgtaggggagcccgtaCTGGCATacgatgttgttgatgatgaaatccaaggccttcttcgaggtgattgtatTCATGGgctccgcttcaacccacttggtatagtagtcgacgaccacgatggcgtacttcacccctcctttcccggtcgggagcgatTTTACTAGGTTGATCCCCCATACCAGGAAAGGCCAGGGACTTTTCATCAGGGTTATTTCTGTTGGAGGGGCTCgggggatcttcgcgtacctttggcactactcgcatttgcggacgtaatcatagcgaactgggtttctagaaaccctccctcTATGACAAGGCTCTGTGACAGTTTGCTTAAGagcagtggtactttcttcatttgaatcgacttgcgtcgattggacatgaagagtgggaatttcatcatcaacttgcattgatgacgatggaacattggttagagtcaattctttaaccatctcctctaaaactactttgttgtgaggtttgaagttttggacatagtcattttccataaaagtagcattcataaaagtaaacactttcttttctaaatgactatagaaaagtccaccccaagtacctttaggataggcaacaaacatgcaaacttcagttagcgattctagctttccatcttttttcctcaggacgtgggcaggacacccccagattctataatggtgtaaactaggttcacaaccattccagcgttctaaaggtgttttggggattgatttatacggcatgacattgagaatttcgttcgcggtttcaattgcatgtccccagaatgaagttcgtagagttgagtaactaagcatgcatctaaccatttccaataaaattatgttccggcgttccgctacaccatattgttgcggagtacctggggcagtaagttgtgataaaatcccaagttcagttaaatgatcttggaacttcatATCCAAATaatctccacccctatcagatcgcaagatctttaacgttttacctaattggttctgagccattgctaggaattcctgaaactttgaaaatgtttctgattttctatgcattaggtaaagacatgagtatctagagtaatcgtcaatgaaagtgacgaaatactcaaaaccacccatggcttatacattcaaaggtccacaaatatcttaatgaacaagtccaagtggttctttgaccCTATCACCCTTTATAAAGAATGGACGCTTAGTCAGTTTGCCTTATAGACAAGATTCAaagacaagtaattcacctaaggtgagttcccttaaaggcccatcctttgtaagtatttgaatcctatcatagccaatgtgacctagtctcaagtgccataaatacgtcatattatcgttattggtcttttgacgtttattggtcctaggtttaggtactttgaataaatcattgttaagatcgaggggttcgttaggtcgcagaatataaagcttgttttccaaacatgcaatacacaattgttat contains the following coding sequences:
- the LOC133791679 gene encoding uncharacterized protein LOC133791679 — protein: MESHNILSWKVRGINKREKQKSLSLFCFVNNFGLGALLETKLRGDKIEKMMHSFFGGWNYFSGTASEGRILLIWQRQSISVEVLKESDQLVHVLMEEVISNKQSCVTFVYGRNYIEERKQMWEDLSVLYFPATPWLVAGDFNAVFEYTDRVGGRSITAMELMDAQNWRELGLVDEMRSRGSHFTWTNKQANEDRIYSKLDRIFINEAWFDLYPHAEAVVNWELFSDHCFCVIKSGATVNCGVKPFRFFNMWTDHEKFTELVLQSWCKLCKGSGLERIVQKLGRLEQVLRKFNKNVVGDVVQNYNTAKENYQNAQLSLQTDPHSTVLQREERVAGELFATHARIYDSFLR